The stretch of DNA CACATCAATTCCATTGGAATTTCTTCTTCCCTGTATATCACTTCATTTTTCTTGAAGTCCATAATTCTCGCATTAGCGGCAATTATAGTTTGTTCTTTGTCATTCAACAGATTCCATATTTCAGGAATACTTTCCGACAAGCTAACAGCATTACTATCTGTCATCATTCAAAACTGATAATGTAAAATATGTTATAAGCAAAGTTAATCAAAAAATATTATAAAACATGTTGCAAAACATCTTTTTAACGCATGCCCCTCTTTTTTATATAATTTTTTTGTACTTGAAAGGTCTTTTGTATACTCAAATATCACGTAATGTGTAGAGTAGGTGGCTTGATATTTTTCTTTTGCTTGGATTTATACTTGCGAAAATGTTTCGTCTGTAAAAAGTAACAAAAGTAACAGGTTTCTAATCTTTTTAACTGTTACTTTTCGCTTTCGGTTGATGATGGCAAATATTTCTAAGATTAGATAATCTGATATTAAAAAAATAACATCTCCAATTTTATAATTTACAGCTAAGCTCTCTCTTGTTTTGTTAAGTTTTTTGCACTGATATACCTAAATAATTCAGAAAGTATGAATTGTGTAAAAGTTAGTTTGTTAATAAACTATCTAATGTTTTAGTATGTTAAACAAATAAAGTTTTTATATTTCACTTTGAATATTACAATAATAAGACTATTTTTGCACCACCAAAAAATAGAGTGGTGTTTTTACTCCATTTGTATTTCGATTGAAATTTGTAACAATAACTAAATAAACTCGTTAAGATGAATGTATCTCTAACAAATGTAGATAGTGTAAACGCTATATTACAAATAAATGTAACGAAAGAGGATTATCAAGAAAAGCTTGATAACGCACTTAAGACATTCCGAAAAAAAGCTAACATACCGGGATTCCGTCCGGGAACTGTACCTATGGGTATGGTGAAAAAAATGTATGGTAAATCGATTTTGGCAGAAGAAGTAAACAAGCTTGTTGGCGAAAATCTATATAAATATATACAAGACAACAAACTAAATGTATTGGGCGAGCCTCTTCCGAACGAAGAGAAGCAACAACCAATAGATTTCTCACTCGAAGGTGACTATGAATTTTATTTCGACGTGGCTCTTGCTCCGGAAATAAAATTATCACTGACAAAGAAAGATAAAGTAAAATATTATGCTATTGAGGTAGACGAAGAGCTTGTTGATAAACAAATCGCTTCGTACAAAGCTAACTATGGCAAATATGAAAAAATAGAAGAAGGTGCAAAAGAAACAGACCTTATCAGAGGTACAATCTCTGAATTGGGAGATGGTAAGGTAAAAGAAGGTGGCATCTTTGTAGAAGCAGGCATTGTAATGCCTTCGTATATGAAAGACGAAGCAGAGCAAGCTAAATTTGTAGGTGCAAAAGCCGGAGATGTGATTGTATTCAATCCGGGTAAAGCTTACAATGGTAACGAAACAGAAATAGCATCTATGCTTCATATCGAAAAGGATGCGGTAGAAACAATAGCTGCTGAGTTTCAGTTTGCTATCACCGAGATCACTCGTTATCAGGAAGCAGAACTTGATCAAGACCTATTTGATAAGGTTTTTGGTGCAGGCAATGTGACTACCGAAGCTGACTTCAAAGCAAAAGTAAAAGAAACTATCGCAGAGCAGTTTGCACCGGATAGTGACTACAAATTCCTGTTGGATGCGAAAGAGCTTCTTGAAAAGAAAACAGGAGATTTGCAATTCCCTGATGCATTCCTTAAAAGATGGCTTATTGCTTCGGGCGAAGAAAGAACTGCTGAATCTGTAGACGCAGATTATCCGAAAATCATAGCAGATCTTAAATTCCACCTGATAAAAGAGCAAATAGCAAAAGATAACGATATCAAGATCGAAAACGAAGATATGAAAATCATTGCTATGCAAGCGGCAAGAGCTCAGTTTGCTCAATATGGAATGATGAATCTTCCTGACGAAATGGTTGAGAATTATGCAAATGATATGTTGAAAAACAAAGACAATGCACGCAATCTGC from Dysgonomonas mossii encodes:
- the tig gene encoding trigger factor produces the protein MNVSLTNVDSVNAILQINVTKEDYQEKLDNALKTFRKKANIPGFRPGTVPMGMVKKMYGKSILAEEVNKLVGENLYKYIQDNKLNVLGEPLPNEEKQQPIDFSLEGDYEFYFDVALAPEIKLSLTKKDKVKYYAIEVDEELVDKQIASYKANYGKYEKIEEGAKETDLIRGTISELGDGKVKEGGIFVEAGIVMPSYMKDEAEQAKFVGAKAGDVIVFNPGKAYNGNETEIASMLHIEKDAVETIAAEFQFAITEITRYQEAELDQDLFDKVFGAGNVTTEADFKAKVKETIAEQFAPDSDYKFLLDAKELLEKKTGDLQFPDAFLKRWLIASGEERTAESVDADYPKIIADLKFHLIKEQIAKDNDIKIENEDMKIIAMQAARAQFAQYGMMNLPDEMVENYANDMLKNKDNARNLLDRAMENKIIDVLKSKLGLEETVISLDEFRKFFEKEEAAEAETEA